In candidate division KSB1 bacterium, the genomic stretch CAAGGTTCGGAAACTGCGGGTAAGCGAAAGACAATGGATCGCTTCCAGTAAATTGCTTTTGCCTTGCGCATTGTCCCCGCAAAAAAAATTCGTCGCCGGTGATAAACTTATCTCGAGCTGCGCATAATTGCGAAAATTGAGCAGCCTCAGCTTTCGAAGAATCATTCCATCATTTTTGCGGCCGCCTCAAGCGGGTGCCACAGCCTCGTTGAGGCGAATCGGCATGAGCAGCATCGTATGATGCTCACCTTCCTTTTGCTGTAGCGGCTCGATAATCGCGGCACTGCCGGGGTCTTTCAAGCGAAACAAGGCTTCCTCACCGTCCACGTGTCGCAAGATCTCCTGCACATACTGCGCGTTGTAGCCGATTTCCATTGCCTTGCCATCATATTGCGTGATCAGCGTTTCATGCGCTTCGCCGCCGATTTCCGCGTCTTCCGCCGAAATGGTAACCTGGCCCGGCGCGAGGCTCCAACGAATTTGATGGGTGATTTGATTCGCAAAAATCGCGGCGCGCCGCACCGCTGCCGCGAGCATGTCACGGTCTACGATCATCGTCAGTTCATTATCCACCGGAATGACGCGCTCATAATTTGGAAATTGGCCGTTGATCAGCTTGCTGTAAATCGTCGTCGCGCCCAGTTTGAACGTGATATGATTTTCGCTTATTGCCACTTCCAGCACCTCAGATTGATCGGAGTTGCGTGTCAGTAATTGCAACGCCTTCGTCGGCATAATCGCCTGCAAAACCCCGTCTTTGACTTCGCCTGGCGACGCCGCATACTTCTGATCGCAAATTTTAGCGAGGCGGTGACCATCGGTGGCGACTAACCGTAATTCCTGAGGCCTGACTTCCAACAATACACCCATCAACGTCGTACGCAACTCATCGTTACTAACGGCGAATATGGTTTTATCAATCATCCGCAAGAAACGCGAGGTCGGATAAGTAATCTGAGAAACAAACGATTCGCTCGCAATATGAGGATATTCGTCACTGGATTCTCCCGACAATTTGTAATTGCCTTTTTCCGTTATCAATACCACCCGGTTGTTTTCTTCGGTTTGGATCGTAATCGGCAAATCCGGCAATTCACGGATAATATCGAAAAGTCGCTTGGCCGGGATGGCAACGGTTCCGTCTCGCTCGCCGTGAACATTTAGATGCGTGATGATCGACACATCCAAATCAGTGCCGGTAAGCCGGAGACGTTGTCCTTCCAAAACAAGCAAAATATTATACAGCACCGGTATCGTTGTTTTGACTGGAATCACACCGATGATGCGCTGGAGACACTGAAACAACTCCGATTTACTGACGACGAATTTCATTTTTCCTCCGTGCGGACGTCATAAGAACACCATGTATTTAGAATGCAGTCATTTTAAACTTTGCATCTACCGAGAACTGACGTTTCATCGTTACAGCGGTCACTTGTCTTCGGACCACCATTGCATGGCGCATAGTTAATGTAGTTATTTTTAGTTATTTTATCAAGTAAAATTTATTCATCATAAGTCCGGTGAATATGTTGATAAGTATCACCAGAATCAAAAAATGCCACACCCAGATAACTATTTATTAAAAGCTTGACAGTTTTGTACTTTACCGGTTCAAGTTTCATTTATCTGTGGGTTCCCAGTGGATAAGATGTGTGTCGTTAAAAGTACCGCGCCATGAACAAATAAGACTGCAATCATTAAGACGTTAAAAACACAATTTCACCGAAATTCACATTTGTGTGTGAATATGTTGTAACCACAAGATATTGTTTTCGGTGCATCGTGTTGCAATTATCGTCGTGGCACAGCGTTTACGGAGCGGAACATAAAACCTTGCGTTCGAGTGCCTCCAGTTCGTCACGCAATTTAAGATCTTTTTTACATAGCGTATCGATGTTTTCAACAGCGTGAATGACAGTGGTGTGGTCGCGGCCGCCAAAATGCAGGCCAATGGTTTTAAGCGAGTGTTTGGTGAGTTTTTTGGCGAGAAACATGGCAATCTGCCGGGCCAAGGCCACTTCTTTTTTCCGGGTGCGTGCGCGCAGCATGTCGTCCGGAATGCTGTAAAACAACCCCACCTCCTTTTGAATATCTTCAATCGACAGGTTGCGGTGTTTTTGCACGAACAGGTCCTTCAAAACATGCCTGGCCAAATTGACGCTGATATCGAGGCGATACATGGAGGCATAGGCCAGTAATTTGATCAGCGCGCCTTCAAGCTCCCGAATGTTGTTGGTGATGTTTTGCGCAATGAGTTGCACCACATCCCCGGGCATTTCGATTTTGTTTTCCTCGGCTTTCTTTTGCAAAATCGCCATGCGGGTTTCGAGATCAGGCGGCTGGATATCCACCACCAGGCCCCACTGCATGCGCGAGAGCAGGCGCTCCTCGATGCCGGTAAAATCTTTTGGCGAGCGGTCGGATGAAAGCACGATCTGTTTGCCTTTTTGATGCAGGGTGTTGAAAGTGTGAAAAAATTGTTCCTGGGTTTTGCCGCGATCCATGAAAAATTGCACGTCGTCCACCAGCAACAGATCGACATTGCGATAAGCCGAACTGAACTCAATGGTGCGATTGTTTTGGATCGCGGCAATGAATTCGTTGGTGAACTTTTCGCTGGAGACGTACAAGGCTGACTTGATTGTCTTTAAACTCATGGACAAATTTCCGATGGCCTGTACGAGATGGGTTTTGCCCAAGCCCACGCCGCCATAAATAAACAGCGGATTGAAGGAAGTTTTGCCCGGGGCTTCGGCCACAGCCTGCGAAGCGGCTTTGGCAAACTGATTGCCATCGCCTTCGACAAAATTGTTGAACGTGTAATGCGGGCTGAGCTGGGTCGCAGCGTCAAATTTTGGTGGAATTTCGGGGGCAACCGGAATCGCCGTTTCAGAGAGTGGTTCGGGAGAAATCTGAAAGTCGATGTGCGTATCGTCACCGAGCACTTGGGTGACGGCGCGATGGATCAGATCGCGGTAACCATTCTTGATTTTATCTAGGAAGAATTGGTTGGGAATGCTGATAGTTAGAGTTTGATTCTCTAACCGTAGCGCTTTGGTGGCTTGGAACCACAGCGAGAACGAAGAATCTTGCACGTTAT encodes the following:
- the dnaN gene encoding DNA polymerase III subunit beta — its product is MKFVVSKSELFQCLQRIIGVIPVKTTIPVLYNILLVLEGQRLRLTGTDLDVSIITHLNVHGERDGTVAIPAKRLFDIIRELPDLPITIQTEENNRVVLITEKGNYKLSGESSDEYPHIASESFVSQITYPTSRFLRMIDKTIFAVSNDELRTTLMGVLLEVRPQELRLVATDGHRLAKICDQKYAASPGEVKDGVLQAIMPTKALQLLTRNSDQSEVLEVAISENHITFKLGATTIYSKLINGQFPNYERVIPVDNELTMIVDRDMLAAAVRRAAIFANQITHQIRWSLAPGQVTISAEDAEIGGEAHETLITQYDGKAMEIGYNAQYVQEILRHVDGEEALFRLKDPGSAAIIEPLQQKEGEHHTMLLMPIRLNEAVAPA
- the dnaA gene encoding chromosomal replication initiator protein DnaA, whose amino-acid sequence is MLNTAERAWTECLDLIRDNVQDSSFSLWFQATKALRLENQTLTISIPNQFFLDKIKNGYRDLIHRAVTQVLGDDTHIDFQISPEPLSETAIPVAPEIPPKFDAATQLSPHYTFNNFVEGDGNQFAKAASQAVAEAPGKTSFNPLFIYGGVGLGKTHLVQAIGNLSMSLKTIKSALYVSSEKFTNEFIAAIQNNRTIEFSSAYRNVDLLLVDDVQFFMDRGKTQEQFFHTFNTLHQKGKQIVLSSDRSPKDFTGIEERLLSRMQWGLVVDIQPPDLETRMAILQKKAEENKIEMPGDVVQLIAQNITNNIRELEGALIKLLAYASMYRLDISVNLARHVLKDLFVQKHRNLSIEDIQKEVGLFYSIPDDMLRARTRKKEVALARQIAMFLAKKLTKHSLKTIGLHFGGRDHTTVIHAVENIDTLCKKDLKLRDELEALERKVLCSAP